One window from the genome of Micromonospora aurantiaca ATCC 27029 encodes:
- a CDS encoding glycosyltransferase family 4 protein → MQAGANSDARPTRGRVVMLVDNGVHGDSRVQKAARSAADAGWEVFLLGIRNARSDVDTWRIGGAEVRLLRVPKPLHRLPREYSRSLRRPLAYASTTKAAYRVQEIKAWQADLYERRVRAQALGGGLPAAVGRAAQLPTRAAATALARWVRFRSGETRRLRKAQTDPEALFSRLPVRFWQGLLGDRAWRRLDPGLWDFELAFRKTLDELKPDIIHANDFRMLGIGARATLRARAAGRRTKLVWDAHEFVGGITGRADNPRWLPAQIAYTAEYAAYPDAVVTVSDTLADLLQETHNLPDRPAVVLNAPMAPPAEADGDVPDLRALCGVDSRTPVLVYSGAVNPSRGCQIMVEALPELPDVHVAFVTMNPNGDNQFSEALRERAAELGVADRVHLLPYVAHWQVVPFLSGADAGVIPIHHKPNHELALITKFLEYSHARLPIVVSDVKTMAQTARATGQGEVFTAEDRADYVRAVRAVLADPERYRAAYDKPGLLEGWTWEAQARILDEVYGSLLGTPAASGARPPASRRPGDEREYAATSR, encoded by the coding sequence ATGCAAGCTGGCGCTAACAGCGATGCCCGACCGACCCGGGGCCGGGTGGTGATGCTGGTCGACAACGGCGTCCACGGCGACTCCCGGGTACAGAAGGCAGCGCGCTCGGCCGCCGACGCCGGCTGGGAGGTCTTCCTCCTCGGCATCCGCAACGCCCGCTCCGACGTGGACACCTGGCGCATCGGCGGCGCCGAGGTGCGGCTGCTGCGGGTGCCCAAGCCGCTGCACCGGCTGCCCCGGGAGTACAGCCGGTCGCTGCGCCGGCCGCTGGCGTACGCGTCCACCACCAAGGCCGCGTACCGGGTCCAGGAGATCAAGGCATGGCAGGCCGATCTGTACGAGCGCCGCGTCCGCGCCCAGGCGCTGGGCGGCGGGCTTCCGGCCGCCGTGGGACGGGCGGCCCAGCTGCCGACCCGCGCCGCCGCCACCGCGCTCGCCCGCTGGGTGCGCTTCCGCAGCGGCGAGACCCGTCGGCTGCGCAAGGCGCAGACCGATCCGGAGGCGCTGTTCAGCCGCCTGCCCGTGCGGTTCTGGCAGGGGCTGCTGGGCGACCGCGCCTGGCGCCGGCTGGACCCGGGCCTGTGGGACTTCGAACTGGCCTTCCGCAAGACGCTCGACGAACTCAAGCCGGACATCATCCACGCCAACGACTTCCGGATGCTCGGCATCGGCGCGCGGGCGACGCTGCGGGCCCGGGCCGCCGGCCGGCGGACCAAGCTGGTCTGGGACGCCCACGAGTTCGTCGGCGGCATCACCGGCCGGGCCGACAACCCGCGCTGGCTGCCGGCCCAGATCGCCTACACGGCTGAGTACGCCGCCTATCCGGACGCGGTGGTGACCGTCTCCGACACGCTCGCCGACCTGCTCCAGGAGACCCACAACCTGCCCGACCGGCCGGCCGTGGTGCTCAACGCGCCGATGGCGCCGCCTGCCGAGGCCGACGGCGACGTGCCGGACCTGCGGGCGCTGTGCGGCGTGGACAGCCGTACGCCGGTACTCGTCTACTCCGGCGCGGTGAACCCGAGCCGGGGCTGCCAGATCATGGTGGAGGCGCTGCCGGAGCTGCCCGACGTGCACGTCGCGTTCGTGACCATGAACCCGAACGGCGACAACCAGTTCTCCGAGGCGCTGCGGGAGCGGGCCGCCGAACTCGGCGTCGCGGACCGTGTGCACCTGCTGCCGTACGTGGCGCACTGGCAGGTGGTGCCGTTCCTGTCCGGCGCGGACGCCGGGGTCATCCCGATCCACCACAAGCCCAACCACGAGCTGGCGCTGATCACGAAGTTCCTGGAGTACTCGCACGCTCGGCTGCCGATCGTGGTCAGCGACGTGAAGACCATGGCGCAGACCGCGCGGGCGACCGGGCAGGGTGAGGTGTTCACCGCCGAGGACCGGGCCGACTACGTCCGGGCCGTCCGGGCCGTGCTCGCCGACCCGGAGCGCTACCGGGCCGCCTACGACAAGCCCGGCCTGCTGGAGGGCTGGACCTGGGAGGCCCAGGCCCGGATCCTCGACGAGGTGTACGGCTCGCTGCTGGGCACGCCCGCCGCGAGCGGGGCGCGTCCTCCGGCGTCCCGGCGTCCCGGCGACGAGCGGGAGTACGCGGCCACCTCGCGCTGA